One genomic region from Salinicola endophyticus encodes:
- a CDS encoding YbaY family lipoprotein — MPYPALSRRVRSATALLAVALLAGCAGGPQFETLAARVVSENPVTLPADATLEVQLEDVTHGDVVASSRYEQLGQLPLPVTLQYLPDAIARDDIYQLSAQIRSHGRIIYLSQTPVAVFGRHDPAEPDIPVVPTGADALSPSAP; from the coding sequence ATGCCGTACCCCGCCCTTTCGCGCCGCGTCCGTTCGGCCACAGCCCTGCTGGCCGTCGCCCTGCTGGCCGGCTGCGCCGGGGGGCCGCAGTTCGAGACCCTCGCTGCCCGGGTGGTCTCCGAGAACCCGGTCACCCTGCCCGCCGATGCCACCCTGGAGGTGCAGCTGGAGGACGTCACTCACGGCGACGTGGTGGCCAGCAGCCGTTACGAGCAGCTCGGTCAGCTGCCGCTGCCTGTCACGCTGCAGTATCTGCCCGACGCCATCGCGCGTGACGACATCTACCAGCTCAGCGCCCAGATTCGCAGCCATGGGCGCATCATCTACCTGAGCCAGACACCGGTGGCGGTGTTCGGTCGCCACGACCCAGCGGAGCCCGACATCCCGGTGGTGCCGACCGGGGCCGATGCGCTCTCCCCTTCGGCGCCCTGA
- a CDS encoding translation initiation factor Sui1 has product MPSLQDQLRGLVYSTEHGETCPACRQALAECRCQADAEAERLAALDGIVRIRRETSGRKGKGVTTIEGVPLPQEELKALAKVLKKRCGTGGALKAGVIEIQGDHREVLKRELETRGYTVKLAGG; this is encoded by the coding sequence ATGCCCTCCTTACAGGATCAGTTGCGCGGCCTGGTCTACTCCACCGAGCACGGTGAGACCTGCCCCGCGTGCCGCCAGGCGCTCGCCGAGTGCCGCTGTCAGGCCGACGCCGAAGCCGAGCGACTCGCCGCACTCGACGGGATCGTGCGTATCCGCCGCGAAACCAGCGGCCGCAAGGGCAAGGGCGTGACCACGATCGAAGGCGTTCCCCTCCCCCAGGAGGAGCTCAAGGCGCTGGCCAAGGTATTGAAGAAGCGCTGCGGCACCGGCGGCGCGCTCAAGGCGGGGGTGATCGAGATACAGGGCGACCATCGCGAGGTGCTCAAGCGCGAGCTAGAAACCCGCGGCTATACGGTCAAGCTGGCCGGCGGCTGA